The following coding sequences are from one Desulfuromonas sp. TF window:
- a CDS encoding sigma-54 dependent transcriptional regulator produces MTPIRILIIDDEADVCTFFRRLLTRKGHEVVTAENEREAVRAIESTGFNVAMVDLKLPDTDGLTLLQKIKARQPGCEVLIMTGYSTIKTAVTAIQLGAYAYLEKPFDDIGEIEALVEKAASYALSHQLGTHVEEEWSDIARAVGFQVGNSPEMRRLTSLAFKIASKNINVLIQGKTGTGKEVLARFIHAASNRAEQAFIPVNCGALPENLLESELFGHEKGAFTGAGQTRRGIFELANRGTLFLDEIGDASPQIQVKLLRVLETGEFMRVGGEKPIRTDVRVLAATNVDLEGAIRDKTFREDLFYRLNVVRLSIPSLHSRAEDIPQLAEHFIRQLSPEFRLSPGALHQLQGHHWPGNIRELANVLKRAAVLCQGDTILPAHLGRALETPSSGKSGTASPASQERPPLAESTSFESFWEHYGKEDVLEEMSAGELSQMLHSLRGLENSLVSVMRRKGFGPPAQEALREKEVETIRKALETHRWNITETAQALGIARNTLHRKINRFNLRDS; encoded by the coding sequence TTGACCCCGATCCGGATACTGATTATCGATGACGAAGCGGATGTCTGTACCTTTTTTCGTCGACTGCTGACGCGGAAGGGGCATGAGGTCGTCACTGCGGAAAACGAACGGGAAGCGGTGCGCGCGATCGAGTCGACCGGCTTCAATGTGGCCATGGTCGATCTGAAGCTGCCGGACACCGACGGGCTGACTCTTCTGCAGAAAATCAAGGCCCGCCAGCCCGGCTGCGAAGTCCTCATCATGACCGGCTACAGCACGATCAAGACGGCGGTTACGGCGATCCAGCTCGGCGCGTACGCCTATCTGGAGAAGCCTTTCGACGACATCGGTGAAATCGAGGCGCTGGTCGAAAAGGCGGCCTCCTATGCCCTGAGCCACCAGTTGGGGACGCATGTCGAAGAAGAATGGTCGGATATCGCCCGGGCCGTCGGCTTTCAGGTCGGCAATTCGCCGGAGATGCGGCGCCTGACTTCCCTGGCCTTCAAGATCGCCTCCAAGAACATCAACGTTCTGATCCAGGGAAAAACCGGGACCGGCAAGGAGGTCCTGGCCCGCTTCATTCACGCCGCCTCCAACCGGGCCGAGCAGGCCTTCATCCCCGTCAACTGCGGGGCCCTTCCGGAAAACCTCCTCGAAAGCGAACTTTTCGGCCATGAAAAAGGAGCCTTCACGGGCGCCGGCCAGACCCGGCGCGGCATCTTCGAACTGGCCAACCGAGGCACGCTCTTCCTCGACGAAATCGGCGACGCCAGCCCGCAGATCCAGGTCAAACTTCTGCGGGTCCTCGAAACCGGGGAATTCATGCGGGTGGGGGGAGAAAAACCGATCAGGACCGACGTGCGGGTGCTCGCCGCCACCAACGTCGACCTGGAAGGGGCGATTCGGGATAAGACCTTTCGAGAGGACCTCTTCTACCGCCTCAACGTGGTACGCCTTTCTATCCCCTCCCTGCACTCCCGGGCTGAAGACATCCCGCAGCTTGCGGAGCATTTCATACGGCAGCTCAGCCCCGAATTTCGCCTCTCCCCGGGCGCTCTGCACCAGCTGCAGGGGCATCACTGGCCGGGGAACATCCGCGAACTGGCCAACGTCCTCAAAAGGGCGGCGGTCCTCTGCCAAGGCGACACCATCCTGCCGGCGCACCTGGGCAGGGCCCTTGAAACGCCCTCTTCCGGGAAATCCGGAACGGCGTCCCCGGCCTCCCAGGAACGTCCCCCCCTCGCAGAATCGACTTCATTCGAGAGCTTCTGGGAGCATTACGGCAAGGAAGATGTTCTCGAGGAGATGAGCGCCGGCGAACTGAGCCAGATGCTCCACTCCCTGCGCGGCCTCGAAAACAGTCTGGTTTCGGTAATGCGCAGAAAAGGTTTCGGACCGCCGGCCCAAGAGGCGCTCAGGGAAAAAGAAGTGGAGACCATCAGAAAGGCCCTGGAGACGCATCGGTGGAACATCACCGAGACGGCCCAGGCACTCGGGATCGCCCGCAACACCCTGCACCGGAAAATAAACAGATTCAACCTGCGGGATTCCTGA
- a CDS encoding NUDIX hydrolase, which translates to MPENKLVCPHCGKTVTTYRNPFPTVDIIIRHEGKIVLIERKNEPKGWALPGGFVDYGESLEQAAIREAAEETGLELNDLRQFGAYSDPDRDPRQHNISFVFTAEGRGELCGGDDAARAVVFSLDELPSPLCFDHEKVLTDYRNCLFSTGIKEKR; encoded by the coding sequence GTGCCTGAGAACAAACTGGTCTGCCCCCATTGCGGTAAGACGGTTACGACCTACCGCAACCCTTTCCCCACCGTGGACATCATCATCCGCCATGAGGGGAAGATCGTCCTGATCGAACGGAAAAACGAACCGAAGGGGTGGGCGCTTCCGGGCGGCTTCGTCGACTACGGCGAAAGCCTGGAACAGGCGGCCATCCGTGAGGCGGCTGAGGAAACCGGGCTGGAGCTGAACGATCTCCGCCAGTTCGGGGCCTACTCCGATCCAGACCGGGATCCACGCCAGCACAACATCTCCTTCGTCTTCACCGCGGAAGGCCGCGGAGAGCTGTGCGGAGGCGACGATGCGGCCAGGGCGGTGGTCTTTTCCCTGGACGAGCTCCCCTCACCGCTCTGTTTCGACCATGAAAAAGTTCTTACCGATTACCGCAACTGTTTATTTTCAACTGGAATCAAGGAGAAGAGATGA
- the mobB gene encoding molybdopterin-guanine dinucleotide biosynthesis protein B, translating to MKIKALSFVAKSGTGKTTLLEKVIRELKDRDYRVGVIKHDAHRFNIDHPGKDSYRLTAAGADTMLIASPEKLALIKQHPVSPPLDELLATYFSDVDIVLTEGFKKSGLPKIEINRRERSATLICRGEEHDPTLIAVASDQSLEVDVPLLDLNDTSAIADFVEERFLK from the coding sequence ATGAAGATCAAGGCTTTATCTTTCGTGGCAAAGTCCGGAACCGGCAAGACCACCCTTCTGGAGAAAGTGATCCGGGAACTGAAGGACCGTGACTACAGGGTGGGAGTCATCAAGCATGATGCTCACCGCTTCAACATCGACCATCCGGGCAAGGACAGCTACCGGCTCACGGCGGCCGGAGCGGACACGATGCTCATTGCTTCTCCGGAGAAGCTTGCCCTGATCAAGCAGCATCCGGTCTCTCCACCCCTTGATGAGCTGCTGGCAACCTATTTCTCGGATGTGGACATTGTTCTGACCGAAGGTTTTAAAAAAAGCGGCCTGCCCAAGATCGAGATCAATCGGCGGGAGCGCAGCGCCACATTGATTTGCCGTGGAGAAGAACATGATCCTACGCTCATCGCCGTCGCCAGCGATCAGTCACTGGAAGTAGATGTGCCGCTGCTTGATCTCAACGATACGTCCGCAATCGCCGATTTCGTCGAAGAGAGATTTCTGAAGTAA
- a CDS encoding TrkA family potassium uptake protein — MKKRYCVIGLGNFGFHVVKNLYEKGMEVIAVDTDKEKVQKVQDCSSYAILGDASKKDFLLAQGIGEMDAVVVSTGERSHLSTLITLYLKEMKVPRILVKAISEDHGRILEKVGATEVIFPEKDMAAKTARALATPNILDFIPLAEEYSISEVDPPGHFIGRSLIDLDLRKKFQVTVIAVKDMISDRFIAVPRPDYVIKDSDMLILIGKMVDIERALKK; from the coding sequence ATGAAAAAGCGCTACTGCGTCATCGGGCTGGGAAACTTCGGTTTCCATGTGGTGAAAAATCTCTACGAGAAGGGCATGGAGGTGATCGCCGTCGATACGGACAAGGAGAAGGTCCAGAAGGTCCAGGACTGCTCCTCCTACGCCATCCTGGGCGACGCGTCGAAGAAGGATTTCCTCCTCGCCCAGGGGATCGGGGAAATGGATGCGGTGGTCGTATCGACCGGCGAGCGATCCCATCTCTCCACCCTCATCACTCTCTACCTGAAAGAAATGAAGGTCCCGCGTATCCTGGTGAAGGCCATCAGCGAGGACCACGGCCGCATCCTGGAGAAGGTCGGAGCGACGGAGGTGATTTTCCCGGAAAAGGACATGGCCGCCAAAACCGCACGCGCCCTGGCCACCCCGAATATCCTGGATTTCATCCCTCTTGCGGAAGAATATTCGATCTCCGAGGTCGATCCTCCCGGTCATTTCATCGGAAGGAGCCTGATCGACCTCGATCTCAGGAAGAAATTCCAGGTCACTGTCATCGCGGTAAAGGACATGATATCCGACCGATTCATCGCCGTTCCCCGCCCCGACTATGTCATCAAGGACAGCGACATGCTTATCCTCATCGGGAAGATGGTGGATATCGAAAGAGCTTTGAAGAAATAA
- a CDS encoding TrkH family potassium uptake protein — translation MLAALKSRWKNPSPGESIMVYYAAAILLGALLLSTPLAARGEALSFLDALFTATSAQCVTGLIVVDTGTRLSLFGQMVVLGLIQIGGLGIMTFSVYFFLYLRAGVSLRGRWVLQETLMHKPVGSLPELIKGIFLMTIVIEGVGALFLSLAFIPDLGLAEGIYSGIFHSVSAFCNAGFSLYPDSLVAYRGNALVNVTVMALIILGGIGFLVIQEVLRVGIRRRRTERTRLSLHSRVVLLTSVFLILYGTVLIGWLEAGHAFAEMTVAEGFWTALFQSVTARTAGFNTIDLNAFQTPTLFLIMFLMFIGASPGSAGGGVKTTTFALFLGVLYSRLRGNPNTNLFRRSVPDEIVTRALTLVLLAVIFIGIALFGLLIAQSQVEFELSREFLNYAFETVSGFATVGLSLGATGNLAGAGKVIIIVLMFVGRVGLLTMAFSIAGRRKPYAARYAEENIMIG, via the coding sequence ATGCTTGCAGCCCTGAAAAGCCGGTGGAAGAACCCCTCGCCCGGCGAATCGATCATGGTGTACTACGCCGCCGCCATTCTCCTGGGGGCGCTCCTTCTGTCCACACCCCTGGCCGCCCGGGGCGAGGCGCTCTCCTTTCTGGACGCCCTGTTCACGGCGACTTCGGCCCAATGCGTGACCGGCCTGATCGTGGTGGACACCGGGACCCGGCTGAGCCTGTTCGGACAGATGGTGGTCCTCGGTCTCATCCAGATCGGCGGTCTGGGCATCATGACGTTTTCCGTCTACTTCTTCCTCTATCTGCGGGCCGGGGTGAGCTTGCGGGGCCGATGGGTCCTTCAGGAGACCCTCATGCACAAGCCGGTCGGCTCCCTGCCGGAGCTGATCAAGGGAATCTTCCTCATGACCATCGTCATCGAGGGTGTCGGCGCCCTCTTTCTCTCCCTCGCCTTCATCCCTGATCTCGGTCTGGCGGAGGGCATTTACTCGGGAATATTCCATTCCGTTTCCGCTTTCTGCAACGCGGGGTTTTCCCTTTACCCTGACAGTCTGGTCGCCTATCGAGGCAATGCCCTGGTCAACGTGACCGTCATGGCCCTGATCATCCTGGGGGGGATCGGCTTTCTGGTTATCCAGGAAGTGCTGAGGGTGGGAATCCGGCGGCGGCGAACGGAGCGCACCCGGCTGTCCCTGCACAGCCGAGTGGTTCTGCTGACCTCGGTTTTTCTGATCCTCTACGGCACGGTCCTCATCGGATGGCTGGAGGCAGGCCACGCCTTCGCCGAAATGACTGTGGCGGAAGGATTCTGGACCGCGCTCTTCCAGTCGGTGACCGCCCGCACCGCGGGCTTCAACACCATCGACCTGAATGCCTTTCAAACTCCGACGCTCTTCCTCATCATGTTCCTCATGTTCATCGGCGCCTCCCCCGGCTCGGCCGGTGGCGGCGTCAAGACCACGACGTTTGCCCTGTTCCTGGGTGTTCTCTACAGCCGGCTCAGAGGGAATCCGAACACCAACCTCTTTCGGCGCTCCGTCCCCGACGAGATTGTAACAAGGGCTCTCACACTGGTCCTGCTGGCCGTCATTTTTATCGGAATCGCCCTCTTCGGACTGCTGATCGCCCAGAGCCAAGTGGAATTCGAGCTCTCGCGCGAATTTCTGAATTACGCTTTCGAGACGGTCTCCGGGTTCGCCACCGTCGGCCTCTCCTTGGGGGCTACGGGAAACCTGGCAGGCGCAGGCAAGGTCATCATCATCGTTCTGATGTTCGTCGGAAGGGTCGGTCTTCTTACGATGGCCTTTTCGATTGCCGGGCGCCGCAAACCTTATGCGGCCCGGTATGCGGAAGAAAACATAATGATCGGATAA
- a CDS encoding PocR ligand-binding domain-containing protein, translating into MTLSFADLIDLDIVRPLIQSFSRTSGLPMSIVDVEGNVLVTCGWQKVCTYFHRRFPVPLQRCIDSDTDFSHFIRDGRPPAAGEYFESFCRNGLVHIGFPIMVEGEHLATLFLSQFFYEAPDLERFRRQALELGMDEEPYLEAVGTVPVISRERVEDVIGFFSGFAKLLARLGSGRLREIESRNLLEASERKFRSIFESALDSIVLVAPDGRLLEANPQTYCNLGYSLEELLRLTKHDIHAPEEHQRITDYIDKVMREGSARMETVQVRKDGSLLPVEISGRRVDFMGEPAVLCLTRDITERRKAEEAQKRAFENAEEAREKIDAILESVGDGLVVSDLSGRVVLMNQAAERLLGIPFSAIPSGHVDALLPEERVRQQIAATRTRGEEQGPVEWEVGTRKGTGVQTLKVRSMPVRTAEGRLSGTITLLQDITRERELDQLKDEFISTAAHELRTPLTTVMGYVELLQHKDEYAFSPEEQREFLELIYQKSEILAKIMDDLLDLSRLRAGHLIVLKKSPEDLVGLIDEAVASYREITKKHDFVLDLPDSPLRFSLDAGKIGQVLENLLSNAVKFSPAGGRITVSARRTDGEIQVTVGDQGIGMGPEQIERIFEKFYRVDASMTAVSGFGLGMHIVRSIVEAHSGHIWVESEPGSGTRVHFTLPLMEKDEPALLPDRKRILPLK; encoded by the coding sequence ATGACCCTCAGCTTTGCCGATCTGATCGATCTCGACATCGTTCGGCCGCTGATACAGAGCTTCTCCCGGACCTCGGGACTGCCGATGTCCATCGTCGATGTGGAAGGCAATGTGCTGGTCACTTGCGGATGGCAAAAAGTCTGCACCTACTTTCATCGTCGTTTTCCAGTCCCCCTGCAGCGTTGCATCGACAGTGATACCGATTTTTCCCACTTCATCCGGGATGGCCGTCCCCCCGCCGCCGGCGAGTACTTTGAATCCTTTTGCCGCAACGGCCTGGTGCATATCGGATTTCCGATCATGGTCGAGGGAGAGCATCTGGCGACGCTCTTTCTTTCGCAGTTCTTTTACGAGGCTCCGGACCTGGAGCGATTTCGCCGTCAGGCACTGGAACTCGGCATGGACGAGGAGCCCTATCTGGAGGCGGTGGGGACGGTCCCCGTCATCAGCAGGGAACGGGTCGAGGATGTTATCGGGTTCTTCTCCGGTTTTGCCAAGCTGCTGGCGAGACTGGGAAGCGGACGTCTGCGGGAAATTGAATCCCGCAATCTTCTGGAGGCCTCGGAGAGGAAGTTTCGCTCCATCTTCGAAAGCGCCCTCGACTCCATCGTGCTCGTGGCCCCGGACGGCCGCCTGCTCGAAGCAAACCCGCAGACCTACTGCAACCTCGGATACAGCCTGGAGGAACTGCTGCGCCTGACCAAACACGATATTCACGCCCCGGAGGAGCACCAACGGATCACCGACTACATCGACAAGGTTATGCGTGAGGGCAGCGCCAGGATGGAGACTGTTCAGGTGCGCAAGGACGGTTCCCTCCTGCCGGTGGAGATCAGCGGTCGCCGGGTAGATTTCATGGGCGAGCCGGCGGTCCTTTGCCTAACCAGGGACATCACCGAGCGCAGGAAGGCGGAGGAGGCTCAGAAGCGGGCCTTTGAAAATGCGGAGGAGGCCCGGGAGAAGATCGATGCCATTCTCGAGTCGGTGGGAGACGGCCTGGTGGTCAGTGACCTCTCAGGCCGAGTCGTCCTGATGAACCAAGCCGCTGAGCGCCTGCTGGGAATCCCCTTCTCCGCCATCCCCTCAGGGCATGTCGATGCCCTGCTGCCGGAAGAGAGGGTCAGACAGCAGATTGCCGCTACCCGCACCCGCGGAGAGGAACAGGGGCCCGTCGAGTGGGAGGTGGGGACGCGGAAGGGGACCGGCGTTCAGACCCTGAAGGTTAGGTCGATGCCGGTTCGCACGGCGGAGGGGCGGCTGAGCGGGACGATCACCCTGCTGCAGGACATTACCCGTGAGCGCGAGCTCGATCAGTTGAAAGACGAGTTCATCTCCACCGCCGCCCACGAGCTGCGCACGCCGCTGACGACGGTCATGGGGTATGTCGAACTCCTTCAGCACAAGGACGAATATGCCTTCAGTCCCGAGGAACAGAGAGAATTCCTCGAACTCATTTATCAGAAGTCCGAGATTCTCGCCAAGATCATGGACGACCTCCTCGACCTCAGTCGACTTCGTGCGGGACATCTGATCGTCCTCAAGAAGTCTCCGGAGGATCTCGTGGGCCTCATCGACGAGGCGGTTGCATCCTACCGCGAAATAACAAAAAAGCACGACTTCGTCCTCGATCTGCCGGACTCGCCTCTTCGGTTTTCGCTGGATGCAGGAAAGATCGGGCAGGTCCTGGAAAACCTTCTCAGCAACGCAGTGAAATTTTCACCGGCGGGCGGACGCATCACGGTCAGTGCACGGCGCACCGATGGTGAGATCCAGGTGACCGTGGGGGATCAGGGGATCGGCATGGGCCCGGAGCAGATAGAGCGGATTTTCGAAAAGTTCTACAGGGTCGACGCGTCGATGACCGCCGTCAGTGGCTTTGGGCTGGGAATGCACATCGTCAGGAGCATCGTGGAGGCCCACAGCGGGCATATCTGGGTCGAGAGCGAACCTGGCAGCGGAACGCGCGTTCATTTCACGCTGCCCCTGATGGAAAAGGATGAACCGGCCCTTTTGCCGGATAGAAAGAGGATTCTTCCCCTAAAATGA
- a CDS encoding molecular chaperone yields the protein MLNVSERKQLYAFFSTLFSYPDEELSAALARGEGVWAAGLFPEARQPPKLAGEAQTEELQAAFTGLFINRLGGASAPPYGSVYLEGGERLMGLSTQSVAAAYRGEELSVDGSVEPADYLPTELEFLYFLVECEEEALGRGDVEEARSAVRKQGDFCQALLHPWVPEFCRRIRADRDAHPLYIWGAGLFERFCECEKNWLERLA from the coding sequence ATGTTGAATGTCAGCGAACGCAAACAGCTTTACGCTTTCTTCTCCACCCTTTTCAGCTATCCGGATGAGGAACTGTCGGCCGCGCTCGCGCGGGGCGAAGGAGTGTGGGCCGCCGGGCTTTTCCCGGAAGCCCGGCAGCCTCCGAAGCTCGCGGGAGAAGCGCAGACGGAGGAGCTTCAGGCCGCCTTTACCGGGCTGTTCATCAACCGCCTGGGCGGGGCGTCGGCCCCTCCTTACGGCTCAGTCTATCTTGAAGGTGGCGAGCGCCTCATGGGGCTCTCCACCCAGTCGGTCGCCGCGGCCTATCGCGGGGAGGAGCTTTCGGTGGACGGCTCCGTGGAGCCGGCCGATTATCTCCCGACCGAACTGGAATTCCTCTACTTTCTTGTGGAGTGCGAGGAGGAAGCCCTGGGCCGGGGCGATGTCGAAGAGGCCCGGTCGGCCGTGCGCAAACAGGGCGATTTCTGCCAGGCTCTGCTGCATCCCTGGGTGCCGGAATTCTGCCGGCGGATCAGGGCTGATCGAGACGCCCACCCTCTCTATATCTGGGGCGCCGGCCTGTTTGAGCGATTCTGCGAGTGCGAGAAAAATTGGCTGGAGCGGCTTGCCTGA
- a CDS encoding metalloregulator ArsR/SmtB family transcription factor, with amino-acid sequence MKNTARLFKALADETRLRILALLARGELCVCDLMTVLDLPQSTVSRHLAYLRNAGWVEDRRQGVWMYYRLAEGDHLLQRELLPLLAARLEEIPEARKDLSALNGYLADKPGRCG; translated from the coding sequence ATGAAAAATACAGCCCGACTCTTCAAGGCCCTGGCCGACGAAACCCGACTCCGCATCCTGGCGCTCCTTGCCCGGGGCGAACTGTGCGTCTGCGATCTCATGACGGTTCTCGATCTCCCCCAGTCCACCGTTTCGCGCCACCTGGCCTACCTGCGCAATGCCGGCTGGGTGGAAGACCGCCGCCAGGGGGTCTGGATGTATTACCGCCTGGCAGAGGGCGACCACCTCCTGCAACGGGAGCTGCTTCCGCTGCTGGCCGCGCGTCTCGAGGAAATCCCGGAAGCCCGCAAGGATCTGTCCGCCCTGAACGGCTACCTGGCCGACAAGCCCGGCAGGTGCGGATAA
- a CDS encoding ArsJ-associated glyceraldehyde-3-phosphate dehydrogenase: MSIRIGINGFGRMGRLALRAAWDWPELEIVHINEVKGGAQCAAHLLEFDSVHGRWNREIRAEGSVVIIDGSAIGFSEYKSPGEVPWDDLGVDIVIESSGKFRTTDLLQPYFDRGVKKVIVAAPVKEGALNIVMGVNDGLYDPAEHHLLTAASCTTNCLAPVVKVLHEKIGIEHGVITTIHDATNTQVVVDAPHKDLRRARAAGMSLIPTTTGSATAITLIYPELKGKLNGHAVRVPLLTGSITDAVFEMKREVRAEEVNTLFHEAADTYLKGILGIEERPLVSIDFKSDPRSAIVDAPSTMVVDGTQLKVFIWYDNETGYANRLMELAKKISLQLEA, from the coding sequence ATGAGCATACGCATCGGCATCAACGGCTTCGGCCGCATGGGGCGCCTCGCCCTGCGAGCGGCCTGGGACTGGCCGGAGCTGGAGATCGTCCATATCAACGAGGTGAAAGGGGGAGCGCAGTGCGCGGCGCACCTCCTCGAATTCGACTCGGTGCACGGGCGCTGGAACCGGGAAATCCGCGCCGAGGGAAGTGTCGTGATCATCGACGGCTCGGCCATCGGCTTCAGTGAATACAAGTCCCCCGGCGAAGTCCCCTGGGACGACCTGGGAGTCGACATCGTCATCGAATCCTCCGGCAAGTTCCGCACGACGGATCTGCTGCAGCCTTATTTCGACCGCGGGGTTAAAAAGGTAATCGTTGCCGCGCCGGTGAAGGAAGGGGCCCTGAACATCGTCATGGGGGTCAACGACGGTCTCTATGATCCGGCCGAACACCACCTGCTCACCGCCGCCTCCTGCACCACCAACTGCCTGGCCCCGGTGGTGAAAGTCCTGCACGAGAAGATCGGCATCGAGCACGGGGTGATCACCACCATCCATGACGCCACCAACACCCAGGTAGTGGTCGACGCTCCCCACAAGGACCTGCGCCGGGCGAGGGCGGCAGGCATGTCCCTGATCCCCACCACTACCGGCAGCGCCACCGCCATCACCCTCATCTACCCCGAACTCAAGGGGAAGCTCAACGGACATGCGGTGCGGGTGCCGCTCCTCACCGGCTCCATCACCGACGCCGTCTTCGAGATGAAGCGCGAGGTGAGAGCCGAAGAGGTCAACACCCTCTTCCACGAGGCCGCCGACACCTATCTGAAAGGAATCCTCGGCATCGAAGAGCGCCCCCTGGTCTCCATCGATTTCAAGAGCGACCCGAGATCCGCCATCGTCGACGCCCCCTCCACCATGGTCGTCGACGGCACCCAGCTCAAGGTCTTCATCTGGTATGATAACGAGACGGGCTACGCGAACCGGCTGATGGAGCTCGCGAAGAAGATCAGCTTACAGCTTGAAGCTTGA
- the arsJ gene encoding organoarsenical effux MFS transporter ArsJ: protein MTDLRNYTLVTGAYWAFTLTDGALRMLVLLHFHELGYSPVQIAFLFLLYEFFGVVTNLVGGWIGSHLGLKITLFAGLALQVAALLALALLDPTWPVALSVAYVMGAQALSGIAKDLTKMSSKSAIKVLIPEDAAGTLFKWVAILTGSKNALKGAGFFLGGALLAWLGFRISLVVMATGLALVLAAAVLSLPRGMGQAGKKVKFTRIFSKSRNINLLSAARLFLFGSRDIWFVVGLPVFLSASLGWSHAEVGGFLALWVIGYGGVQSLAPNLLRRGLAGGTPQGGTASIGAFVLAALTVLIALGVQAGLSPWLTVVAGLALFGIVFAVNSSVHSYLILTYSESDQVALNVGFYYMANAMGRLAGTLLSGVVFQIAGLTGCLWVSAAFVLMAGGLSLLLPRGERAAGAAA, encoded by the coding sequence ATGACCGACCTTCGCAACTACACCCTTGTCACCGGCGCCTATTGGGCGTTCACCTTGACCGACGGCGCCCTGCGCATGCTGGTCCTGCTCCATTTCCATGAGCTCGGCTATTCGCCGGTGCAGATCGCCTTCCTCTTTCTGCTCTATGAATTCTTCGGCGTCGTCACCAACCTGGTCGGCGGCTGGATCGGCTCGCACCTGGGGCTGAAAATCACCCTCTTCGCCGGCCTCGCCCTTCAGGTGGCCGCCCTTTTGGCCCTGGCGCTCCTCGACCCGACCTGGCCGGTGGCCTTGTCGGTCGCCTATGTCATGGGAGCCCAGGCTCTCTCCGGGATCGCCAAGGATCTCACCAAGATGAGCTCGAAGAGTGCGATCAAGGTGCTGATCCCGGAGGACGCCGCGGGGACTCTGTTCAAATGGGTGGCCATCCTCACCGGCTCGAAGAATGCCCTCAAGGGGGCCGGATTTTTCCTCGGCGGAGCACTGCTCGCCTGGCTCGGCTTCCGCATCTCGCTGGTGGTGATGGCGACAGGGCTGGCGCTGGTGCTGGCGGCGGCCGTTCTTTCGCTCCCCCGGGGGATGGGCCAAGCCGGAAAGAAGGTCAAATTCACCCGTATATTCTCCAAAAGCCGCAACATCAACCTTCTCTCGGCGGCCCGTCTCTTCCTTTTCGGATCGCGCGATATCTGGTTCGTGGTGGGGCTGCCGGTTTTTCTTTCCGCCAGCCTCGGCTGGAGCCATGCGGAAGTCGGCGGGTTTCTGGCCCTCTGGGTGATCGGCTACGGCGGCGTGCAGTCGCTTGCGCCAAATCTGCTAAGGCGCGGACTGGCCGGCGGCACGCCCCAGGGTGGGACGGCCAGCATCGGCGCATTTGTCCTTGCGGCACTGACGGTTCTGATCGCCCTGGGCGTTCAGGCAGGCCTCTCTCCCTGGCTGACCGTGGTGGCGGGGCTCGCCCTCTTCGGAATCGTCTTCGCGGTCAATTCCTCGGTCCATTCCTATCTGATACTGACGTACTCCGAGAGCGACCAGGTGGCCCTCAACGTCGGCTTCTACTACATGGCCAACGCCATGGGACGCCTGGCCGGCACCCTTCTTTCGGGAGTGGTTTTTCAGATAGCCGGCCTGACGGGCTGCCTGTGGGTCTCCGCCGCCTTCGTTCTCATGGCTGGCGGGCTGTCGCTTCTGCTGCCGAGGGGAGAGAGGGCGGCGGGCGCTGCGGCCTGA
- a CDS encoding molybdenum cofactor guanylyltransferase — translation MQSVHIDDSPMKKVDDVTGVILAGGRSSRMGRDKATLEVAGTPLFERVLDVLQDFFAAVLIAGDRPDLARPTVPHHPDIYPGSALGGLYTGLLKARTEWIFAAPCDMPHPDPELIRVLLEHREGHQVVVPHTSAGFEPLFALYHKDCLKPMRAMLEEGHYRIYDFYDQMSVRYVSEAELPPGWKQSLINVNTPEEYSKIRKKT, via the coding sequence ATGCAAAGCGTTCACATCGATGATTCCCCGATGAAGAAGGTGGATGATGTCACAGGGGTCATTCTGGCAGGCGGCAGGAGTTCCCGCATGGGCAGAGACAAGGCTACCCTGGAGGTGGCGGGCACCCCTTTGTTCGAGCGCGTCCTTGACGTTCTGCAGGACTTTTTTGCCGCCGTTCTCATTGCCGGAGACCGCCCCGACCTGGCCCGGCCCACGGTACCGCATCATCCCGACATCTACCCCGGCAGCGCCCTGGGGGGGCTCTATACCGGCCTGCTCAAGGCGCGGACCGAGTGGATTTTCGCCGCCCCCTGCGACATGCCCCATCCCGATCCCGAGCTGATCAGGGTCCTGCTGGAGCACCGCGAGGGACACCAGGTCGTCGTTCCCCATACCAGCGCCGGATTTGAACCCCTCTTCGCCCTCTATCACAAGGACTGCCTGAAGCCCATGCGCGCCATGCTGGAGGAGGGGCACTACCGCATCTACGACTTCTACGATCAGATGTCCGTTCGCTATGTGAGCGAGGCCGAACTTCCTCCGGGCTGGAAGCAGTCGCTGATCAATGTCAACACCCCCGAAGAATATTCGAAGATCCGGAAGAAGACTTGA